The Komagataeibacter sp. FNDCR2 nucleotide sequence GCGATCTCGCGGTCCCAGTTGAACGAGAAGCCAAGCCGCTTGAGCGTCGCGCGCATGGCGGCGATGTTGTCCATCGTCCATTTGCCCGGATGCACGCCGCGTTCGCGTGCCGCGTTTTCCGCTGGCAGGCCAAATGCGTCCCACCCCATCGGGTGCAGCACGCTGAAGCCGCGCGCCCGCTTGTAACGCGCCACCACATCCCCCAGCGTGTAGTTGCGCACATGGCCCATGTGCAACTGGCCCGACGGGTAGGGAAACATTTCCAGCACATAGTATTTGGGCCGGTCGGCGGGCGGCACGTCGGGAACATTGAAGATGCCCGAAGACGCCCAGCGTTCCTGCCACTGTGGTTCTGCCGTGTGGAAGTCATAGGCGGGGGTGGCGCTGTCCGGTGGGGTGCTGGTTTCGGTCATCTTCTTCTGGTTTCGGTATGCGGGTGGCGGGCGGCGATGGCCCGCGGGAAGGCGCGGGCCGCGCGAAAGGCGGCGGCCCGGCGGGGAAAAACGTGCGTGCTCAGTGCTGTCCGCTATCGGTCCGGAGCTGGCGCGCGCGCGTCAGGATACGCGCCGTGATGTCGGATACGGTATTGGCGGCGACAGGGGTATCAACCCACTGGTTGTCCTGGAACGCCTGACGGAACACCGATACGCGCAGCGCGTCCGAGCGCAGGCTGCGCGAGAGGATGAAGCAGGTGATCTTGAAGCGTTCATCCTTGGTGGCGGGGGGGGTGTACCAGTCCGTCAGGATCACGCCCGCCACCGCATCGGCGGAGGCGAACGGCATGAACGACAGGGTATCGAGCGCGCCGCGCCACAGGAAGGCGTTGACGCCGTTGCTCTCCAGCGGGGTGGACCCGCCATTGGCCCCGCGATCTTCCTTGAGCAGGTGATTTTGCGGTATGGCCAGCCCGCTCCTGTCATGTGGCCCGGAACCGCAGCCGGCCAGCAGGGAGGCGGCCAGCAGGGCAGGCAGGGCCACGCACGGCCGCAGGCGGCGGCCCGATGGGGCGGAGGGGGCGGAATGGAACGGGCGAAGGGTCATGATGCCTCTGTGGACGCCGGGGATGGCCCCCGCATGTGGTGATCCGGCCCCGCGCCGTTCCCGCCGGGGTAAGCCGGGCGGGCGGCGTGGTGGCCTGTCGCATTGTCCCTGTCTTCATATCGCGCCCCGCCAGTCCCGCCAAGTCGCACGGGCACTTTACCCCTGCCTGCGTGACAATCCGCCCATTTGGGCGCAAAAATGGCGTAGCCTTTCACTGCTGATGGGACATGATGAGACACTCAGCCAGATGGTACGGAGCCGCGCTGTTCGGGTGGGGCATGCTGTGGCTGGGGGGCAATGTCACGCCGTCATGCGCGGCGGCGCTGGCGGGGGGCGGTACGGGCACGGGCCATGGCGCGGAAATGGCGGCGCGCATGCAGCCGGTGGAACAGCAGGCCGTCGTGCAGGCCCGTCCCGGCGTGGGGGCGGCGGCGGATACGACCGGCCTGCTCGCCTGGCCGGGCGTGCCGCGGCTGGGGCTGCCGGTCCTGCGCATGCCGGATTTCTCCACCATGGCCCAGCCCGCCGATGGCAATCCCTGCCCCATGCTGCCGTGGCTGGCGCTGGCCGCGACGTGGGATCCCGAACTGGCCCGCCGCGCGGGCGTGGCGCGGGCGCGTGGCGAGTGGCGGCATGGCCGCGCCGTGCTGCGCGTGGGCGGTGTCGACCTGCTGCCTTCGGGCCGCCTCCAGGCGGGGGAGGACCAGATGCTGGCGGGCGCTACGGCAGGCATGATCGGCGCGGGTCTGCTTTCGGGGCATGTGCTGCCCGTGTTCGGTTCCGTGGTGGGGGAGGAGCAGGCCCGCGCCGATGGCGCGCTGCCCGAGCGCACCCGGCAGGTGCCCGCGACCCAACTGGTGGCGGGTAGCCTGCTGGGGGTGGCCGTGGCGCTGGAAACCGCCCATGGCGGGGCCATACTGTGTGGGGGCATGGCCGCGTGCGAGACCGTGACGGGACTGGAACAGATGGTGCATGACGGCTGGCGCTTCCCCGGCATGGTCATGGCGCTGCCCGGCGGCGCGGGGCAGGCGGCGGGAAACGGGGCCGCGCCCGCCATGGCGGCTGTTGGCGCGGGCGTGGACATGGAACAGGTCGGCGTGGGTGAGAACGGGCGCGACGTGCTGGGGGCCAGCCTGCGCCAGGCGGTGCGTGAGGGCAGCGTGAAACCCGCGCGGGTGCAGGCCATGGCCGCGCATATCCTCGCCTCGTTCTACATGGCGGGCAGTATCGACCATCCGCCGCCATTCGCCAGCACGCGCGCCACGGTGGAGCCGTCCCCGACCGATACGCTGGTGGGCGATGTGGAGGCCGAGGGCGCGGTCCTGCTCCAGAACGAGAACCGGGTGCTGCCGCTTGATCCCGCCCTCGGCCCGGTGCTGCTGCTGGCCCGCCCCGCCATGGCACCCGCCGCCGGGCGGCTGGCGGATGCGCTGCGCCATGCGGGGCTGGGGGTTAGCCTGATCCCGCTGGCGGATGGCGCGGGCGCGCCGGGAACCCTGCCGCCCGCGGCGGCGCAGGCCGCGCGCATACTGGTGCTGAGCAGCAGCAACGATGATAACCGGCTGATTACGTCGCTGGCCGATCTGGGGGGGCATGTGGCCGTGGTGCTGGGGGCGGACGACCCCGACCGGCAGATGCCCTGGCTCGACATGGTGGACAGCGTGGTGCAGGCATGGGCCTGGCGCGATGAATACGCCCAGCCCCTTGCCGCCCTGCTGGTAGGGCAGCAGGAATTCTCCGGCCACCTGCCCGTGACCCTGACCGGCGGTTTCTATCCCCCCGGCCTGGCGGATGCGGATTACCGGGCATTTGCGGGGGCGCATATCGTGCCGCTTTTCCCATTCGGGTATGGCCTGTCCACGCATGCGCGTATCACGCTGAATGACCTGCGCCTCACGCGGGAGGGGGGGCGTCTTACCGCCAGCTTCTCCGTCACCAATCCCGGCGGCGTGCCGGTGCGCGCCGTGCCGCAGCTTTATGTCGATCCGCCGCCCGACCAGCCCGGCCTGTCGCGGCGGCTGGCGGCATGGCGCAGCATCACGCTCGCGCCGGGACATACGGTCAGGCTGGTTGTGCCGGTCAGCCTGCGCCTGCTGGGCCAGTGGGATCCGGCGGGCGGCAACTGGGCCGTGGCGGCGGGGGATTATACGCTGTCGCTCGGGTTTTCATCCGTCATGCTGGTGCGCCACGCGGGCATCCACCTGCCCGCGCTGCATGTGTCCGGCGCGCTGGAGGCCGCGCCGATACCTGTCGCCACCGCTGAATGAGGCGGCTTTACTGCCCCGGCCGGATAACGGTGCACGGCAGCCCCTGGTTCTTGAGCGTGGTGCAGGCCGTCAGGGCCGCGACCTGTGACAGCCCGGCCAGGCGCGCCCGGTAGATCGTGCCGCCTGCTGGCCGGGGCACCGGAATGACCATGCTGCGCGCGCCCTGAAGAACGGAAAAATCACCCTGCCGCGCCATGGTGGTGGCGAACCGGGCCTGCCCTTCAGCCGAGAACGCGCCCACCTGCACCATCCACGCCCCATAATCCACCCCGGTAGTGGGAACGGGTGGGGGGCTGCGGGTATCGGTATGGCAGGTGGCGCTGGCGGGGTCGTAGGCCAGGTTGGCGTCCTGCACGCAGGCCGTGCGGTGCTGCACGGGGGCGGGGGGATTGAGCGTGGCGTACTGCACATAGGTATGGTCACGCGGGGCGCTGCGGCTGCCACCCTGCGCCAGCGCGACCGGCGTGGCCGTGACGGGCTGGGATGAACTGCCGTAAACCGCCAGTGGCCCACTCAGGGCGATCTCGTTGCCCAGGTTGGGCGTGATGATGCGCAGGTAGCGCACCGTCTGGCTGGGCAGCGGGCGCCCGTTTTCCAGGTAGTCGTTCAGGCGCTGGGTGCCCGCGTTATAGGCGGCCAGAAAGCCGGGCGCGCCATACAGGCCGTACAGGATACGGATATAGGCGGTCCCCGCCAGAATGTTGTTATGCGGGTCATACGGGTCGGAACCCAGATGGTTGCGGCGCTGCATGTCGGCATAGGTGGGCGGCATGAGCTGCATGAGCCCGATCGCCCCGCTGGCCGAGCGCGTCAGGTGGCCGCCGATATATTCATGCCCGCCGGATTCCTTCTGGATCACGGCGCGGATCCAGTCCTGCGGGACGGAAAACCTGCTGGAGGCATCAACAATATAGGGCTGCCACGGGTCGGAGGGCGGGCCCGGCGGCCGGTAGGCTTCCCTGCCTTCATAATAATTGCCGTAGCGCGAGCCGCCCGAACTGGCGCAGGCGGCCAGACCCAGCCCCACCATGCCCAGCAGCACAAGCCGCATCACACCGCGCAGGGATGGCGCGGCCAGCGTGCCCGGCACGGTCAGATCAGGCACAGTTCAGCCAGTTCGTTACGCAGGGCTTCGGGCAGTACGTCGCCGGTATGGTCGTGGGCGCGCAGGTCCGGCGGCGCGTCCTCGGGGCGGAGGTAGCGCCAGCCCTGGAACGGGCGCATGGCGCGCGGGCTGACGGGAATGATCTCGGGCGCCATCATGACCAGCGCACAGGCGGTGCCATCCTCACGCGTGTCGGGCCGGATGGCGGTAATGCGCTGGCGGCACAGGATCCGGCCGGAAATGACGCGGTAGATCGACCCGCCATCCACCATCTCGGCCGCGCGGCGTGGATACATGCGGGTGCGGAACCACGGCATGCCCGTGGGGTCCGTACCGTCAAGATCGTCAACCGGCGGGGTCTGGAGGGACTGGCGCAGGGCCAGATCCTCGATCGACTGGATGCCAACCGCCAGCTTGACCATATGAAGCATGCGACGTGCCTTTCCGCCGTTAGCGCCCGTGCGCGGGCAGGTCTGTCCAGGCTTCATGCATGAACACGTCCCGGAAGCGCTGGCTGTCAACGGAGCGGACGATATGGACCCGGCGCATCGGGCTGTCGTGCGGCGCGAGCGCGTCGGGCACCACGAAGGCATGGCCATAATGCGGGCCACGGCTGGTATCTATATCCATCCGTGCATCCACCGCCGCCGTGACCAGCGTGGGATCGACCGCGACGGCGCTGGTCAGTTCATCCCACAGGGGCAGGGGGTCGTAATATTTTTCCATATAGGCGGTCAGCGGTGTCTTCCTGCTGGTGATCTGGTCCAGATACGGGCGCGACAGCATGAGGTCGTTCGACACGCTGCCCACCACCGTAATGGCTTTCCATGGGGCGGTCAGGGTGATGTGCGCGGCTTCGGGGTCGAATATCATGTTGAAATCGGACGCGAAATCCGCGTTGCCGGTAATGGAGGCCATGCTCGTGTCCAGCATGCCGCCCATGAAGACAAGCTGCTTCGCCGTTTCGGCAAAAGTCGGATCCTGCCGGATGGCCAGCGCGATATTGGTCAGCGGCCCGGCCGCGACGATGGTGACCGCGTGGGGGTGGGCGTGGACCTGCTCGATCAGGAACTGCGCCGCACTCTGCGCCACGGGGGCAAGATGGGGCGCTCCTTCCTTCAGGGCCGGAACGGGGGGCTGGAGATCCGGGGCCTTGTCGATGGAGCCAAGGCCACCCCATGCGCCTTTCCACGGGATGGTGCCGAACTGCTGTTCATGCACCTTCATGTCCGCCTTCGTGTTGACCAGCGGATAGACCGCGCCATCGGCCACGGGCACATCCGTCCGGCCCACGATTTCCAGCAGGCGGCGCAGATGCGCGGATTCGGCGTTTTCCCATCCGTCGCCGCTCACCACCGTCAGGCCCAGCACGCGCACATGCGGGTTGAACAGGAGCGGAATGGTGGAAAGCTGGTCCGATCCGCCGGGGCCAAGGTAATCGTTATCCGCAATCACCAGTTCCGGGGCGTCGTCCGTCGCGGGGGCGGGCGCGGCATGGGTGGTCGTGGCCATGAGCATGAAGGCGGCGGCGCAGGTGGCAAGCCGGGCGGAACGGGACTGGAGGAAGGAAAACACGCGGCGAACTCCTTGCCGTGGATGCATGGACGCCATCGTATGGCCAAATTTCTTAAAGCACCAGCGCGGCAAGCAGGCTTTCCAGCCGCAGCCGCCCCGCTGGCGTGGCGGCCAGGGTGTGGCGGAGCGGATCATGGGTTAGGTAGCCTTCCGCCACGGCGGCGCGCATGATGTCGGGATCGGTCGCATCCGGCACGGTCATGCCGGTGCGGTGGGTAAAGCGGGTGGTCGATATCCCTTCCGCCAGGCGCAGGCCCATCAGCAGCATCTCACGCGCGCGGTCGCGGTTATCCAGCATTTCCTCGGGGTGGCCGCCGGTGCCAGTGCGCTCCACGCGTTCGGCCCAGGGTTCGGGTGCGCGGTGGCGGCGGGTCGCGGCGGTCACGCCATTGCGGGTCAGCCGCCCATGCGCGCCGGGGCCAATGCCCAGATAGTCGCCATAGCGCCAGTAAGTCAGGTTATGGCGGCTTTCAGCGCCGGGGCGGGCATAGTTCGAGATTTCGTAGCCGTACAGCCCATGCCGGGCGGCGACCTCGGCGGTCAGGTCATACAGTCTGGCGGCGTCATCGCCCTCGGGCAGGCGGAAGCGGCCCTGACGGTACAGGCTTTCAAAACGGGTGCCCGGCTCGATGGTCAACTGGTAGAGCGAGAGATGGTCGGACACCAGCGCCAGCGCCGCCTCCAGCTCCGCCCGCCACGCCTGCGCATCCTGTCCCGGCCGCGCGTAGATCAGATCGAACGAGACACGCCCGAACAGCGCGCGCGCCAGTTCCAGCGCAGCCACCGCCTGCCGCGCGTCATGCTCGCGGCCCAGAAAGCGCAGGGCCTCGGGCTCAAGGCTCTGGATACCGATGGAGATGCGGTTCACCCCGGCATCGCGAAAGGCGCGCAGCAGCCCGGTCTCCACGCTGGTGGGGTTGGCTTCCAGCGTGATTTCCACATCCGCCGTGGTGCCGAACAGGGTCCGGGTATCCGCGATCAGGCCCGCCACCGTTTCCGGCGCCATGAGGGAAGGCGTGCCGCCGCCAAAGAAAATCGAACTCACCACGGGGCGTTCCGCCCGCGTGGCCCCCATGCGCGCGGCTTCATGCGCCAGTTCGCGGCGCAGGGCCGCGCCAAAGCGGGCGCGCGGGATTTCATCGCGCACATGGCTGTTGAAATCACAGTACGGGCATTTGGACAGGCAGAACGGCCAGTGCACATACAGCGCCAGCGGTTCTTCCGTGTCCATGAGCGTACGCACGCGGGTCAGATCGCCAGCCGCACGCCCAGTTCCACCACGCGGTCGGGTGGAATGCGGAAGAATTCCGTGGCGGGCGTGGCGTTGCGCGCCATGAGCAGGAACAGGGACATGCGCCAGCGCGACATCTTGGGCACGGAGGAACGGACCAGCAGCTCACGGCTGGTGAAGTAGGAGGCCTGCAGCGCGTCGAAATCGAGGCCGTTGGCCTTGAGGTCCTCCAGCGCGCGGGGCAGGTTGGGCATTTCCATGAAGCCGTAGCGCAGGATGATGCGGTAGATGTCCGGCGCCACTTCCTGCAACGCCACGCGGTGCCCGTGGTCGGCTTCGGGCTGGTCCAGCGTCTGCACGGTCACGAACAGCACATGGTCATGCAGGACCTTGTTGTGCTTGAGGTTATGCAGCAGGCAGGCCGGCACGAAATCCGGGTTGCCGGTCATGTAAACGGCGGTTCCCGGCACGCGGATGATGCGTGACTGCGGCAGGCGGGCCAGGAACGAATTCATCGGCATGCTGTCCTGCTTCTGCCGGTTCATGAGAAGCTGGCGGCCCTTCTTCCACGTCGTCATCATGAGTGTCAGCACGATGCCCAGCAGCACCGGCACCCACCCGCCCTGCGGGATCTTGAGCGCGTTGGAGGCGAAGAACGTGCTGTCGAGCACGAAAAAGCCCCCGAACGTCGCGATCGCGGCCGGGCGTGACCAGTGGTACAGCCTGCGGAACACCACCATCGCCAGTACGCACGTGCACATGAAGGTGCCGGTCACCGCGATACCGTAGGCCGAGGCCAGCGCATCCGAACTGCGGAAGCTCAGCACCAGCAGCAGCGCGCCGATCATGAGGAAACGGTTGAACTCGGGCAGGTAGATCTGGCCCTCCTCCTCCGCGTTCGTGTGGGTCACG carries:
- a CDS encoding DUF3576 domain-containing protein: MTLRPFHSAPSAPSGRRLRPCVALPALLAASLLAGCGSGPHDRSGLAIPQNHLLKEDRGANGGSTPLESNGVNAFLWRGALDTLSFMPFASADAVAGVILTDWYTPPATKDERFKITCFILSRSLRSDALRVSVFRQAFQDNQWVDTPVAANTVSDITARILTRARQLRTDSGQH
- a CDS encoding glycoside hydrolase family 3 protein — its product is MMRHSARWYGAALFGWGMLWLGGNVTPSCAAALAGGGTGTGHGAEMAARMQPVEQQAVVQARPGVGAAADTTGLLAWPGVPRLGLPVLRMPDFSTMAQPADGNPCPMLPWLALAATWDPELARRAGVARARGEWRHGRAVLRVGGVDLLPSGRLQAGEDQMLAGATAGMIGAGLLSGHVLPVFGSVVGEEQARADGALPERTRQVPATQLVAGSLLGVAVALETAHGGAILCGGMAACETVTGLEQMVHDGWRFPGMVMALPGGAGQAAGNGAAPAMAAVGAGVDMEQVGVGENGRDVLGASLRQAVREGSVKPARVQAMAAHILASFYMAGSIDHPPPFASTRATVEPSPTDTLVGDVEAEGAVLLQNENRVLPLDPALGPVLLLARPAMAPAAGRLADALRHAGLGVSLIPLADGAGAPGTLPPAAAQAARILVLSSSNDDNRLITSLADLGGHVAVVLGADDPDRQMPWLDMVDSVVQAWAWRDEYAQPLAALLVGQQEFSGHLPVTLTGGFYPPGLADADYRAFAGAHIVPLFPFGYGLSTHARITLNDLRLTREGGRLTASFSVTNPGGVPVRAVPQLYVDPPPDQPGLSRRLAAWRSITLAPGHTVRLVVPVSLRLLGQWDPAGGNWAVAAGDYTLSLGFSSVMLVRHAGIHLPALHVSGALEAAPIPVATAE
- a CDS encoding transglycosylase SLT domain-containing protein, translated to MRLVLLGMVGLGLAACASSGGSRYGNYYEGREAYRPPGPPSDPWQPYIVDASSRFSVPQDWIRAVIQKESGGHEYIGGHLTRSASGAIGLMQLMPPTYADMQRRNHLGSDPYDPHNNILAGTAYIRILYGLYGAPGFLAAYNAGTQRLNDYLENGRPLPSQTVRYLRIITPNLGNEIALSGPLAVYGSSSQPVTATPVALAQGGSRSAPRDHTYVQYATLNPPAPVQHRTACVQDANLAYDPASATCHTDTRSPPPVPTTGVDYGAWMVQVGAFSAEGQARFATTMARQGDFSVLQGARSMVIPVPRPAGGTIYRARLAGLSQVAALTACTTLKNQGLPCTVIRPGQ
- a CDS encoding DUF1489 family protein, whose translation is MLHMVKLAVGIQSIEDLALRQSLQTPPVDDLDGTDPTGMPWFRTRMYPRRAAEMVDGGSIYRVISGRILCRQRITAIRPDTREDGTACALVMMAPEIIPVSPRAMRPFQGWRYLRPEDAPPDLRAHDHTGDVLPEALRNELAELCLI
- a CDS encoding nucleoside hydrolase; this translates as MHPRQGVRRVFSFLQSRSARLATCAAAFMLMATTTHAAPAPATDDAPELVIADNDYLGPGGSDQLSTIPLLFNPHVRVLGLTVVSGDGWENAESAHLRRLLEIVGRTDVPVADGAVYPLVNTKADMKVHEQQFGTIPWKGAWGGLGSIDKAPDLQPPVPALKEGAPHLAPVAQSAAQFLIEQVHAHPHAVTIVAAGPLTNIALAIRQDPTFAETAKQLVFMGGMLDTSMASITGNADFASDFNMIFDPEAAHITLTAPWKAITVVGSVSNDLMLSRPYLDQITSRKTPLTAYMEKYYDPLPLWDELTSAVAVDPTLVTAAVDARMDIDTSRGPHYGHAFVVPDALAPHDSPMRRVHIVRSVDSQRFRDVFMHEAWTDLPAHGR
- the hemW gene encoding radical SAM family heme chaperone HemW encodes the protein MDTEEPLALYVHWPFCLSKCPYCDFNSHVRDEIPRARFGAALRRELAHEAARMGATRAERPVVSSIFFGGGTPSLMAPETVAGLIADTRTLFGTTADVEITLEANPTSVETGLLRAFRDAGVNRISIGIQSLEPEALRFLGREHDARQAVAALELARALFGRVSFDLIYARPGQDAQAWRAELEAALALVSDHLSLYQLTIEPGTRFESLYRQGRFRLPEGDDAARLYDLTAEVAARHGLYGYEISNYARPGAESRHNLTYWRYGDYLGIGPGAHGRLTRNGVTAATRRHRAPEPWAERVERTGTGGHPEEMLDNRDRAREMLLMGLRLAEGISTTRFTHRTGMTVPDATDPDIMRAAVAEGYLTHDPLRHTLAATPAGRLRLESLLAALVL